From one Solanum lycopersicum chromosome 12, SLM_r2.1 genomic stretch:
- the LOC101253458 gene encoding pre-mRNA-splicing factor ATP-dependent RNA helicase DEAH1, translating to MEKSSPTLESKKRNTAGEDEDEDVKLKGKHTEQIENLREVSRQEYLKNREKKKLKQLRDDIEDGQFLFEKIEKLSEPERHEHLYKQKIVELVSKEQQCKDAGEEQEIHPQQAWEENQINNAKLNFGSRDRKQKDYQFVFEDQIEFIKSTIIDSDSDVDVDNEKLQCTRNSKLNEDRKALPIYPYKDALLQAVHDHQVLIIVGETGSGKTTQIPQYLHEAGYTRSGGKMIGCTQPRRVAAMRVAARVSHEMGVKLGHEVGYSIRFEDCTCEKTVLKYMTDGMLLREFLTEPDLASYSVIMIDEAHERTLSTDILFGLIKDVASARPHLKLLISSATLDAEKFSDYFDRAPIFKIPGRRFTVEIHHLKAPISDYLDAAVVTSLQIHATQPQGDGDILIFLTGQEEIETAENIINRRIRALGTKMAELITCAIYANLPTELQAKIFEPTPEGARKVVLATNIAETSLTIDGIKYVIDTGFCKINSYNPRTGTESLMVAPISKASANQRAGRSGRIGPGKCFRLYTEHSYMNDLEDNTIPEIQRTNLTNVVLLLKSLGITDLLNFDFMDPPPAEALLKALELLFALGSLDKDGKLTKVGERMSEFPLDPMLSKMIVASDKYKCSAEIISIAAMLSVGNSIFYRPKDRQVQADNAWMNFHVGNVGDHIALLKVYNSWKETKFSSQWCYENYIQVRSMKKARDIRDQLEGRLERVGIDLTSNVNDLKAIKKSIISGFFPHSARLQKNGSYRTVKHPQTGHVHPSSGLSQVLPRWVVYHELVLTTKEYMRQAKYQRYLWCRPCSKSCGWYWIISENGVGRLFSGRTQKCCYLIKEEDTYSSTVVTKTESHEWWMISISFTHKEQHSADNVSRVAY from the exons ATGGAGAAATCGAGCCCAACGCTTGAGAGCAAAAAGAGGAATACGGCCGGTGAAGACGAAGACGAAGATGTTAAGTTGAAGGGAAAGCATACTGaacaaattgaaaatttaaggGAAGTTTCAAGGCAGGAGTATTTGAAGAATAGggagaagaagaaattaaagcAACTCAGAGATGATATAGAAGATGGGCAatttttgtttgagaaaatCGAAAAATTGAGCGAACCAGAAAGACATGAACATTTATACAAgcaaaaaattgttgaattggTTAGTAAGGAGCAGCAATGCAAAGACGCCGGTGAGGAACAAGAGATTCATCCACAACAAGCTTGGGAggaaaatcaaatcaacaatGCGAAACTTAATTTTGGATCTAGAGACAGAAAACAGAAGGATTATCAATTTGTGTTTGAAGATCAAATTGAATTCATCAAATCAACTATAATTGATTCAGATTcagatgttgatgttgataatgAGAAGCTCCAATGTACCAGAAATTCGAAACTTAACGAGGATAGGAAAGCTTTACCTATTTATCCATACAAGGATGCTTTGCTCCAAGCTGTTCATGATCATCAAGTTCTTATTATAGTTGGAGAAACGGGCTCCGGGAAGACAACTCAAATACCTCAATATCTACATGAAGCAGGTTATACTAGAAGCGGTGGGAAGATGATTGGTTGTACTCAGCCTCGAAGAGTTGCAGCAATGAGAGTTGCTGCGCGTGTTTCACATGAAATGGGGGTTAAACTTGGTCATGAGGTTGGTTATTCTATTCGTTTCGAGGATTGTACTTGTGAGAAAACTGTTCTCAAGTATATGACTGACGGAATGTTGCTAAGAGAGTTCCTTACAGAGCCTGATTTAGCAAGCTATAGTGTTATAATGATAGACGAGGCTCACGAAAGAACATTGTCAACGGATATCCTGTTTGGGTTGATAAAAGACGTAGCTAGTGCTCGACCACATCTCAAGTTACTTATATCTAGCGCCACCCTTGATGCAGAGAAGTTCAGTGATTATTTTGACCGTGCTCCGATTTTTAAAATACCTGGAAGGCGATTTACGGTTGAGATACATCATTTAAAAGCACCAATATCTGATTACTTAGATGCAGCAGTAGTTACTTCACTTCAGATTCATGCAACTCAACCACAGGGTGATGGTGATATATTAATCTTTTTGACGGGGCAGGAGGAGATTGAAACAGCTGAGAATATTATTAATCGCCGAATAAGAGCTTTGGGAACAAAAATGGCTGAGTTGATAACCTGTGCCATATATGCAAACTTACCAACTGAACTACAAGCCAAGATATTTGAGCCTACTCCTGAAGGGGCTCGTAAAGTTGTCCTGGCTACAAATATAGCTGAGACATCGTTGACGATTGATGGGATCAAGTATGTTATTGATACAGGGTTTTGTAAGATCAATAGTTACAACCCTCGAACAGGAACTGAGTCATTGATGGTGGCTCCTATCTCGAAGGCATCTGCCAACCAACGTGCTGGTCGATCAGGACGAATAGGTCCTGGAAAGTGCTTCCGGTTATACACTGAACATAGCTACATGAATGATTTGGAAGATAACACAATCCCAGAAATACAAAGGACTAACCTCACAAATGTCGTGCTCTTACTCAAGAGCTTAGGGATTACCGACTTGCTGAACTTTGACTTCATGGATCCTCCACCAGCTGAAGCTCTACTTAAAGCCCTAGAACTGTTATTTGCACTTGGTTCCCTTGATAAGGATGGTAAGTTAACCAAAGTAGGTGAAAGAATGTCCGAGTTTCCTCTGGATCCGATGCTGTCCAAGATGATAGTTGCCTCTGATAAGTACAAGTGCTCAGCTGAGATAATAAGTATTGCTGCAATGCTTTCTGTCGGGAACTCAATCTTTTATCGCCCAAAGGATAGACAAGTCCAAGCTGACAATGCGTGGATGAACTTTCACGTTGGCAATGTTGGAGATCATATTGCTTTGCTTAAGGTTTACAATTCCTGGAAGgaaacaaaattttcaagtcAGTGGTGCTATGAGAATTACATCCAGGTCAGAAGCATGAAAAAAGCTAGAGATATCCGAGATCAGTTAGAAGGTCGGCTTGAAAGGGTTGGAATTGATTTGACTTCAAATGTTAATGACTTGAAAGCTATTAAGAAGTCTATAATATCAGGATTTTTTCCCCATTCAGCAAGGCTACAGAAGAATGGGTCTTATCGAACTGTTAAGCATCCCCAGACAGGTCACGTTCATCCCAGCTCGGGTTTATCGCAGGTACTTCCTAGATGGGTTGTCTACCATGAGCTGGTCCTGACAACTAAGGAGTACATGCGGCAG GCGAAGTACCAGAGATATCTTTGGTGTAGACCGTGTTCCAAAAGCTGCGGGTGGTACTGGATTATATCTGAAAATG GAGTTGGTAGACTATTTAGTGGAAGAACTCAGAAATGTTGCTATTTGATTAAAGAAGAGGACACTTATTCAAGTACAGTTGTAACTAAAACTGAATCTCATGAATGGTGGATGATAAGTATCTCCTTTACTCATAAG GAACAGCACTCGGCTGATAACGTATCTCGTGTTGCTTACTGA